DNA sequence from the Halorussus limi genome:
AGGTCCGCGACCGTCCGGTTGACCACGTCCATCCCGACGCCGCGGCCGCTCACGTCGGTCACTTCCTCGGCCGTCGTGAAGCCGGGTTCGAAGAGCAGGTCGCGGACCTCGTCGTCCGAGAGTCGGTCTGCCTCGGCGGCCGTCACGACGCCGTTCTCGACGGCCTGCTCGCGGACCGCCTCGGGGTCCACGCCCCGACCGTCGTCCGTGAGTTCCACGACCACCTCGTCGCCGACGCGCTCGGCCGAGATTTCGACCGTGCCCGCCCGCGGTTTCCCGGCCGCCTCTCGCTCGTCGGGCGACTCGATGCCGTGGTCGACCGCGTTTCGCGCGAGGTGGACCAGCGGGTCGCGGAGTCGGTCCACGATGGAGCGGTCGAGTTCCACGTCGGCGTCCGCGACTTCCAACTCGACCTCCTTGCCCTGCGAGCGCGCCACGTCCCGGACCGTCCGCGGAATCGTCTCGATAGCGGTCTCCAGCGGCATGAGTCGCACGTCCATCACGGTCCGGCGGTACTTCGTCAGCACCCGGAGCAGGTTCGAGACCTCCTCGCGGATGGCGTCGTCGGTCTCCGGACTCACCGCCTCGTCCAGTCGGAGGTGGGTCAGCGACAGTTCCTCGGCGACGTTCAGGAGTTCGTCGGCGGTCTCCACGTCCACGGTCATCGCCTGCAGGCGGTCGAACTCGTCGGCGTCGTCGCGCCGGTCGGCCCGGTCGCCGGTCGGGAATCGGTCGGCGTCGAGTCGGCTCTCCTCGATGGTCGCCACCGCGGACCGGAACACCGCGCCCTCGTCGGCCTCGTCGTCGCCCGGCCCCTCGCCGAGCAAGTCGCCGAAGCGCGACTCGAACTCCGCCATCTCGTCGTCCACCGACACGTCCATCTCGGTCTCGGCCGCGTCGTCGGTCGCGGCGGGGTCGGCGCCGATGTCGGCGTCGAAGTCTGTCGAGAGGTCCACGCCGAGGTCGGTCTCGGGCACGGAGTCGGCCTCCGGCATCGAATCGGCGTCCGGAAGCGAGTCGGCGTCTGGCATCGAGTCCGAGTCGGGAAGTGAATCGGCGTCGGGGAGGGAACCGGCGTCCGGCAGCGAGTCCGCACCAGCGACCGAATCGCTGTCCGGCACCGAATCGCTGTCCGGCACCGAATCGCTGTCCGGCACCGAATCCGCGTCCGGCACGTCCTCGCGCTCCGAATCGGTCTCAGCCGCTTCCGCGTGGTCGCTCTGCTCGACTGAGGTCTCGCTCGGCCCGTCCGCCGACGGAGCGTCGGCGTCTGCCGCTGGCGCGGCGGACGCCTCGCTCGATTCGGTCTCCGGCGCGACGGACTCGTCGGATGACGCGGGTTCGGCATCGCCCTGCGCGGATTCGTCTTCCGAGTCGTTACCGAAGACGAAGGTGTTGGTCGCGTCGGCTTCGTCGGCCCGTCCGTCGGAGTCTCGTTCCGGCGTTTCGGCCGCTCCTGTGGCCGGTTGGTCGTCCGGAATCGAATCGCCGGCGTCGCTCTCGGCAACGTCGTCCGCATCGTCCGAAACCGAGTCGCCCGCGTCGCCGGCCTCGTCCGAATCGCCGACCTCGCCCGAACCGAGGTCCGCGTCGCCGAGTCCGAGCGGGTCGCCGATTTCCTCCGATGCGCCGGCGTCCGGCGCTTCGCCGGCGGACCGTTCGGCGTCAGCGGTCGATTCGGCGTCCGGCGCGGAATCGACGCCGCGCTCCGCGTCCGCCGCGTCGTCGCCGACACCGAGGAGGTCCGGCGGCAGGTCCACTCCGTCGGCGTCGCTCGGTGAGTCGCTTTCTGTCGTCGCGTCGGTCTCTGCCGGCAAGCCGTCCTCCGCCAGCGAGTCCTCGGTCGTCGACTCGTCGGCGTCCGGCGCTGGTACGCCGGACGCTTCGCCGGAGTTCTGGGATCCCCCGCCGGAGGGTTCGTCGGGGTCGAGTTCGACCAGTTCCTCGATGGTGTAGTTGTCCTCGTCGTCGAACTCGCCGAACTCCACCGCGTCGATGTCCTCCTGAAGCGCGTCGATGTCCGCGTCGTCTTCGACTTCGGCCTTGGTCTGCTCGAAGAACGTCGCGGGTTCGTCGGGGGTCTCGGCCGCCTTCGGCTTCCCGCCTGACCGCCCGGTCTCGGCGTCGTCGGCGCCTTCTGCCGTCTCGGCTATCTCGTCCGTCTCGGCCGTGTCGGCCGTTTCGCCCGCCTCGCCCGCCTCGTCGGACGCGTCGCCGTCCAGCATGCCCCAGCCGTCGAGTTCCTCGCCGCCCTCGGAGCCGTCCATCCCGTCGAGGAGGGCGTCGAGGTCGTCGAACTCGGTGGTCTCTTCGAGCGCTTCGACCACGTCGTCGCTCAGGTCGTCGTCCGCGGGGTCCCACTCGTCGTCCGGCGCGCCGGTCGTCTCGGCCGCGATTCCGCCGGTCGTCCCCGACGGTGAGTCGCCCGCCGTCTCGGCGCGCGCCTCGTCCAGCGTCGCCCGGAGCGCGGCCTGCGTGGCCTCGGCGTCGCCCTTCACCGGACCGCCGACCGCGGCGGCCCGGACCGTCGCCTCCAGCAGGTCCACGGTGTCGAGGGCGGCGTCGACCAGCGCGGGCGTCGGTGCGACCTCGTCGGCCCGAACCGCGTCCAGCACGTCCTCGATGGCGTGGGCGAGGTCGCCCGCGTCGTCGAGTCCGCGGGTGCGACACGACCCCTTGAGCGAGTGGGCGACCCGGAAGAGTTCGGCGACCGCGACGCTCTCGCCGTCGCGTTCGACCGCGAGCAGACCGTCGTTGAGCGCTCGAATCTGGGACTTGGCCTCCCGAAAGAAGGCGTCGTCAGTCGGGGCCATACCGGCACCTCCGCGAGGTTCCGCGCCGGAGGCGTCGGCCGGCCGGGGCCCGACCCGCGGTCATCCGGTCACCACCCCGTCGATGGCGTCGGTGAGTTCCTCGTCCTCGAACGGTTTGGTGATGTAGGCGTCGGCCCCGGCCCGCGCCGCCAACTGTATCTTCTGGCGCTGGCCGACGCTGGTGCACATGATGACTCGCACGTCGTCGTCGAGTTTCTTGATGGCCGCCGTCGCCTTCAGGCCGTTCGCCTTCCGCATCACGATGTCCATCAGGACGAGGTCCACCTCGTCGGCGTTCTCCTTGTACTTCTGGATGGCCCACGCGCCGTTCGGCGCTTCGGCGACGATTCGGTAGTCGTCGTCGGCCAGCGCGCTCTTTACTCGCTGTCGCATGAACTCCGAATCGTCCACGATGAGAATCCCGGTCTTCATGGCGTCTTACTCATTAGTTAGCCGATACCGTGCATAGCATAAAACATTATTCCTCGGACCCGAATTTCGCCCGCAGGCGGTCGGTTAGGAAGCTCCGAGGCCGAAAATGTGACAATTTCCGGCCAATAAATTAAAGACACCAGCATATCTGGCTACGGACAGGATGTCCGAGACCCTCTACGACCGCCTCGGCGGAAGAGACGCCATCGCGGCCGTCGTCGAATCGTTCTACGACCGCGTCCTCGACGACGACCGCATCGCCCACTTCTTCGAGGACACCG
Encoded proteins:
- a CDS encoding ATP-binding protein, yielding MAPTDDAFFREAKSQIRALNDGLLAVERDGESVAVAELFRVAHSLKGSCRTRGLDDAGDLAHAIEDVLDAVRADEVAPTPALVDAALDTVDLLEATVRAAAVGGPVKGDAEATQAALRATLDEARAETAGDSPSGTTGGIAAETTGAPDDEWDPADDDLSDDVVEALEETTEFDDLDALLDGMDGSEGGEELDGWGMLDGDASDEAGEAGETADTAETDEIAETAEGADDAETGRSGGKPKAAETPDEPATFFEQTKAEVEDDADIDALQEDIDAVEFGEFDDEDNYTIEELVELDPDEPSGGGSQNSGEASGVPAPDADESTTEDSLAEDGLPAETDATTESDSPSDADGVDLPPDLLGVGDDAADAERGVDSAPDAESTADAERSAGEAPDAGASEEIGDPLGLGDADLGSGEVGDSDEAGDAGDSVSDDADDVAESDAGDSIPDDQPATGAAETPERDSDGRADEADATNTFVFGNDSEDESAQGDAEPASSDESVAPETESSEASAAPAADADAPSADGPSETSVEQSDHAEAAETDSEREDVPDADSVPDSDSVPDSDSVPDSDSVAGADSLPDAGSLPDADSLPDSDSMPDADSLPDADSMPEADSVPETDLGVDLSTDFDADIGADPAATDDAAETEMDVSVDDEMAEFESRFGDLLGEGPGDDEADEGAVFRSAVATIEESRLDADRFPTGDRADRRDDADEFDRLQAMTVDVETADELLNVAEELSLTHLRLDEAVSPETDDAIREEVSNLLRVLTKYRRTVMDVRLMPLETAIETIPRTVRDVARSQGKEVELEVADADVELDRSIVDRLRDPLVHLARNAVDHGIESPDEREAAGKPRAGTVEISAERVGDEVVVELTDDGRGVDPEAVREQAVENGVVTAAEADRLSDDEVRDLLFEPGFTTAEEVTDVSGRGVGMDVVNRTVADLNGSVSVDSEPGYGTTVRLRVPVSIALTEVLFVEAEGRTFGIPMASVEQITAAPPVEEVGGREVVRRSDLDLVGGLPEGVEADDAYPFRRLGTALDLSEGDGESAEATDSEAPDPQIVWIRSETGRLALRCDRVVASQEVVVRPYGDLLRDVPGVSGATTLGDGEAVNVLDVASL
- a CDS encoding response regulator, whose translation is MKTGILIVDDSEFMRQRVKSALADDDYRIVAEAPNGAWAIQKYKENADEVDLVLMDIVMRKANGLKATAAIKKLDDDVRVIMCTSVGQRQKIQLAARAGADAYITKPFEDEELTDAIDGVVTG